The Tepidibacter aestuarii genome contains a region encoding:
- a CDS encoding DUF6042 family protein: MRSKKVVNLTKEIESKFWFRYLPETTYKTYLMMAHLKMKGLEGEEGTNKLLTTLFAIESETGKLKEEKERVINKLGIKYPTNRVEDLDILVKYNLVKAVKNENDELIYQYNFPIPNPEEVLNLDEEEKTILQNIRFEIKHQNAFNNILTLLINNNGNLLTSLEYIYDTTKVKLADIKDVLAYLVDEGSINVKADKEVKSLRKADKVYVSINKEVFEQKRFVIS, encoded by the coding sequence ATGAGGTCTAAAAAAGTAGTGAATTTAACGAAGGAAATAGAGTCTAAATTTTGGTTTAGATATTTGCCAGAGACAACTTATAAAACTTATTTAATGATGGCTCATTTAAAGATGAAAGGCTTAGAGGGCGAAGAAGGAACTAACAAATTATTAACTACACTTTTTGCTATAGAAAGTGAAACTGGAAAGTTAAAAGAAGAAAAAGAGAGAGTAATTAATAAGTTAGGAATCAAATATCCTACTAATAGAGTTGAGGATTTAGACATACTAGTTAAATACAATCTTGTTAAAGCAGTAAAAAATGAGAATGATGAATTAATATATCAATATAATTTCCCAATTCCAAACCCAGAAGAAGTTCTTAATTTAGATGAAGAAGAAAAAACTATATTACAAAACATAAGATTTGAAATCAAGCATCAAAATGCTTTTAATAATATATTAACTTTACTTATCAACAACAATGGTAACTTACTTACATCACTTGAGTACATATATGATACAACTAAGGTTAAACTTGCTGATATAAAGGATGTATTAGCTTACTTAGTGGATGAAGGATCTATAAATGTAAAAGCTGATAAAGAAGTTAAGAGCCTTAGAAAAGCTGATAAGGTTTATGTAAGTATAAATAAAGAGGTATTTGAGCAAAAGAGATTTGTTATATCTTAA
- the secA gene encoding preprotein translocase subunit SecA codes for MADLFGGILNSHDKKIKQLEKRANKIISLEDKYKDLSDDELRLKTIEFKNRIQSGSTLDSILDEAFAVVREASFRVLKMKHYPVQIMGGIVLHEGCVSEMKTGEGKTLVATLPAYLNALTGEGVFVITVNDYLASRDREEMGQIHEFLGLSVGLIKRGMMPKDRKEAYKCDVIYGTNSEFGFDYLRDNMATVKEQVVQTRRNFAIIDEVDSILIDEARTPLIISGESYRPSEYYITVDRFVKSLKKEDYEKDNERRTINLSESGVDKAEKIFSLKNFADTNNTELIHHIRQSLYATHMFTKDKDYVIKDGEIVLVDRFTGRLMPGRTLSNGLHQAIEAKENVEISKENRTMGMITYQNYFKMFKKISGMTGTAYTDRKELKSTYGIDVMCIPTNKPIKRVDNNDLVFVTKNAKLNAIFKEIEKRHATGQPILIGTTYIDESEELSKLLKKKNIKHNILNAKQDEGEAEIIGNAGQMRAITIATNMAGRGTDIKLGEGVADIGGLFVLGTERHDSRRIDNQLRGRSGRQGDMGESQFYISLEDSLFDKVKPEVMDNIRKLVEKLGLKEDEAIQDKLVSQAIAGVQTTVENMTYNIRKSTLEFDQILNKQRETIYNERNKILNGEDMSDFVKDILKDVITDLVESHTSMSPYPEEWDLKGIQDYLNDQLYFDNKINFDDLTEQEIEDLNKEEIINDIIEEAYKTYEAKEEIMGSTQLRYIERLTLMKSIDEKWVDHLDIVEQIRQGINFQYIGGQSPVRIFNQEAFKMFDEMLSEVKKLTVKSLFVLTGLKTQMDKEEEIREEEKSVKIGELEDRYKINRKHLPRIPANQPKLSFNVDINATQDIAADVILCYMDNGFEEKLEDYGKNVIINGVVKVDFDKYENRDWNIGWHQVKVIVSGQEAMRIDFLVTEPEYIDDKNMFNDIRFFSNKLSDLNFEFNVPGYKEDKLSCSLVYNRDKRTKMSFDAAVKDETVKIKLPRPSNGWRNGFHELILGLGENSVLPFVIVDSYSELQDKIDVHFDFEIGEDEEALMNAQLINIDEKEVIDNIQMKINKSGRVKVTFEKKKDKWSKGKYEFRLFAMNQVVLTKHFIID; via the coding sequence ATGGCAGATCTTTTTGGGGGGATTCTTAATTCTCACGACAAAAAAATAAAACAATTAGAAAAAAGAGCTAATAAGATAATAAGTTTAGAAGATAAATATAAAGACTTATCTGATGATGAGTTAAGACTTAAGACTATAGAGTTTAAAAATAGAATACAAAGTGGAAGTACTCTTGATAGTATATTAGATGAAGCTTTTGCTGTTGTTAGAGAAGCTTCTTTTAGAGTGCTTAAAATGAAGCATTATCCTGTTCAGATAATGGGAGGAATTGTTCTTCATGAAGGTTGTGTATCTGAGATGAAGACGGGTGAAGGTAAGACTTTAGTAGCAACTTTGCCAGCTTATCTTAATGCACTTACTGGAGAAGGTGTATTCGTTATAACTGTCAATGACTATCTTGCTTCAAGAGATAGAGAAGAGATGGGTCAAATTCATGAGTTTTTAGGACTTTCTGTTGGACTTATCAAAAGAGGTATGATGCCAAAAGACAGAAAAGAAGCATATAAATGTGATGTTATATATGGAACTAATAGTGAATTTGGATTTGATTATTTAAGAGATAATATGGCTACTGTTAAAGAACAAGTAGTTCAAACTAGAAGAAATTTTGCTATAATAGATGAGGTGGATTCTATACTTATAGATGAGGCTAGAACACCACTTATTATAAGTGGTGAATCTTATAGACCTTCTGAATACTATATAACTGTTGATAGATTCGTAAAATCTCTTAAGAAAGAGGATTATGAGAAGGATAATGAAAGAAGAACTATCAACTTATCAGAATCAGGAGTTGATAAGGCTGAGAAGATTTTTAGTCTTAAGAACTTTGCTGATACTAACAATACAGAGCTTATACATCATATAAGACAGAGTCTTTATGCTACTCATATGTTTACTAAAGATAAGGATTATGTTATTAAAGATGGAGAGATTGTTCTTGTAGATAGATTTACAGGAAGATTAATGCCTGGAAGAACTCTTTCTAATGGTCTTCATCAAGCTATAGAAGCGAAAGAGAATGTAGAGATATCTAAAGAGAACAGAACTATGGGTATGATAACTTATCAGAACTATTTTAAGATGTTTAAGAAGATTTCTGGTATGACTGGAACTGCTTACACAGATAGAAAAGAGTTAAAGTCTACTTATGGAATAGATGTAATGTGTATTCCTACTAATAAACCTATCAAAAGAGTTGATAACAATGATTTAGTATTCGTTACTAAGAATGCAAAGTTAAATGCTATATTTAAAGAAATAGAGAAAAGACATGCAACAGGTCAACCTATACTTATAGGTACTACATATATAGATGAATCAGAGGAACTTAGTAAGCTCCTTAAGAAGAAAAACATTAAGCATAATATTCTTAATGCTAAGCAAGATGAAGGCGAGGCAGAAATTATAGGTAATGCTGGTCAAATGAGAGCTATAACTATAGCTACTAACATGGCTGGTCGTGGTACTGATATTAAGTTAGGTGAAGGCGTAGCTGATATTGGTGGATTATTTGTTCTTGGAACTGAAAGACATGATTCAAGAAGAATAGACAACCAGTTAAGAGGTCGTTCTGGCCGTCAAGGAGATATGGGAGAATCACAATTCTATATATCCCTTGAAGATAGCTTATTTGATAAAGTTAAGCCAGAAGTTATGGATAACATAAGAAAGCTTGTAGAGAAGCTTGGTCTTAAAGAAGATGAAGCTATACAAGATAAGCTAGTTTCTCAAGCAATAGCAGGGGTTCAAACTACTGTTGAGAATATGACATATAATATAAGAAAGTCTACTCTTGAGTTTGACCAAATACTTAATAAGCAAAGAGAGACTATATATAATGAAAGAAACAAGATTTTAAATGGCGAAGATATGAGTGATTTTGTTAAGGATATATTAAAGGATGTAATTACTGATTTAGTAGAGTCTCATACATCTATGAGTCCATATCCTGAAGAATGGGATCTTAAAGGGATACAAGATTACTTAAATGATCAATTATATTTTGATAATAAGATCAACTTTGATGATTTAACTGAACAAGAAATAGAAGATCTAAATAAAGAAGAGATAATAAATGATATTATAGAAGAAGCTTATAAGACTTATGAAGCTAAAGAAGAGATAATGGGAAGTACTCAACTTAGATACATAGAAAGACTTACTCTTATGAAGTCTATTGATGAGAAGTGGGTAGACCATTTAGATATAGTTGAACAGATAAGACAAGGTATTAACTTCCAATATATAGGTGGACAAAGCCCTGTCAGAATATTTAACCAAGAAGCATTTAAGATGTTTGATGAAATGCTAAGTGAAGTTAAAAAACTTACTGTTAAATCTTTATTCGTACTTACTGGTCTTAAGACTCAAATGGATAAAGAAGAAGAGATAAGAGAAGAAGAAAAAAGTGTTAAAATAGGCGAGTTAGAGGATAGATATAAGATAAATAGAAAGCATTTACCTAGAATACCTGCTAATCAGCCAAAATTAAGCTTTAATGTTGATATAAATGCTACACAAGATATAGCAGCAGATGTTATACTATGTTATATGGATAATGGTTTTGAAGAAAAACTTGAGGACTATGGAAAGAATGTTATAATCAATGGAGTAGTAAAAGTTGATTTTGATAAATATGAAAATAGAGATTGGAATATAGGATGGCATCAAGTTAAGGTTATTGTATCTGGTCAAGAAGCTATGCGTATAGATTTCTTAGTTACAGAGCCTGAATATATAGATGATAAGAATATGTTTAATGATATAAGATTTTTCTCTAATAAGTTATCTGATCTTAACTTTGAATTTAATGTTCCTGGATACAAGGAAGATAAGTTATCTTGTTCTTTAGTGTATAATAGAGATAAAAGAACTAAGATGTCTTTTGATGCTGCTGTTAAAGATGAAACTGTAAAGATAAAATTACCTAGACCATCTAATGGATGGAGAAATGGATTCCATGAGCTTATATTAGGGCTAGGAGAAAATAGTGTATTACCATTTGTTATAGTTGATTCTTATAGTGAACTTCAAGATAAGATAGATGTTCATTTTGATTTTGAAATAGGTGAAGATGAAGAGGCATTGATGAATGCTCAACTTATTAATATAGATGAAAAAGAAGTAATAGATAATATACAGATGAAGATAAATAAATCTGGAAGAGTTAAAGTTACTTTTGAGAAGAAAAAAGATAAGTGGTCAAAAGGAAAATACGAGTTCAGATTGTTTGCAATGAATCAAGTAGTATTAACAAAACATTTTATAATAGATTAG